Below is a genomic region from Mycolicibacter hiberniae.
ACACCGCGTGACAAAGCAATATCGGTTCCAGTGACCCAACCGTCTACCGGCGAGATCAGCGGAACCGACCCGCCCCGATCGAGATGCATCCACGGATGCATCTCCACTACCTCGTCGGCCGGAGTCAGATATGGCGGCGTGAATTCATTGGCCACCCGTTACCCCCTGGCTCACGGAGATTCGTACTGAGACATCGTCGAGAGCTCTGGCCCGTGCAGTCCACCGCCCCTTGCGGATATCGCCTCCAGCAAGCTCGCCGCCGAGGACTCGATCCGATGGATCTCCTTCGAAATACCAACAGAGGACTTCGGTTCGTGCACTGCCGGCTGGGGCGTCGTCCGGATTCTCGCTGCGGCCGCCTGCCAACACCACCGACGCTGACGCACTGATGGTCGCGCCTTCCGGGACCGTGTTTGGCACCTCCACCACGTACTCGACGTATGAGGTGTCGCCGTCCACGACGAGGTGTGAGGCGCGTAGGGTCTTGACCCTTGTCGACGGCCCTGTGCCGGAACTGCCATTACTACGTCCAGGCGGGCGCTTCCCGGAGCCCACCGGCCTGGTTCCAGTTGCTCCTTGGACCAGAGCCCCGAGCGAACTGGACAGTCTTCCGAGACCTTGGACCGCCTTCGACCGTGCGCCCGTACGGGTTTCGACCTGCTTGCGACACTCGTCACTCAGGAATCGCTTGGATCCCTGCACAATCCCCTTGGCCGCTCCGGCCAGGGTTCCCACCTCCCACGTGTCGTGGGTGGGGGGTTCTGCTTGTGCGAAGAGCTCGTCCACGGCTGGTGATACAACAAAGGAGCCGACATAACCGATATCTGTGGTCGGCATCGGTTCACCTTCGAAGTAGTCCACGACCAATTCGGTCTGTCGCATGCGAGCGATGTGGCGGTACGGACGCTGCATTGGTGCGATCTGCTCGATGCTGCGCCATGCCTTGCTTGGGCCGCTGAGCAGACCGGGCATGGTGAATTCGATTGAGACATGCCCCAGTCGGCCGTATTGCCTGGTGTGTGTCGTCATCATGAAGTCGTTACCGCGGCGTGAGTGGACGTTGTCCAATGACTTCGCAAAATCGGACAATACCGGTAACGCCTCAAGGGGTGGAAGTTCCAATTCGTCGCCGTCTATGTACAGCGAGAAGTGGATATCCTGCCGTCGGATTTGCGATCCCATCTTGGGCCACAAGTACCAATACAGGTATGCGCGCAACCGCTCCCCGAGCAACCCCGGATCTGAATTTATATCGTCGAGCTCGAGATTCGGCAGAATCACCACCACGTCCGTGCCTGTTCGGCCATCTGCGAAGCCCGGGAGGCCTAGATCGGACGCGACCGCTTCCGCTACAGCGCCAATTAGTGGATCTGGAACGTCGTCGTTGATCTCGCCCCACCAATGGCGTCCGGTCAACCGTCTGTCGCTGGGGGTGGTTTCAACACCTCCTAATGCTGCACCCATGAGGCGACGCGACCGGGCGTTCCCTTCGGTATTGAGGGTGTCGACCAATATCGCACTGGCTTCACTGATTCGATAGAAGATTCCTTTGCCGAAGCCGTACGTGCCTCCTCCGAGGTGCTTGTCTCGAGGTTCGCCGACGTTCCTGATGAACTGAACAAAATCCGCGCTGACGCCGGCGGCTGCCGGCTCGTCGGACCGTATCGGCCCGCCGAGGCCGTTGGTACCCCGGTCGGAGACTGTGAGAATCCACGAGTTGGAATGCAGTTTGTTGAGAAGGCCGCGGCCCTTTCCCGACTCGCTAGATGTCCCCAGAATCTCTCGCCAGGTGGGAGCGCCGGCTCCAAGCCGTCGCAACTCGATGCGTACGTCGACAGGGCCCTCTCGATCGTCCCGTCGAGCATCCCAGCTGTTCTGTACGGCTTCGCGAACCAACACCGCGTATTCGGGCAGCCCGGGACGCCCGAGCTGTCGCTTGATTCCTTCTGCGGTCTGGCCGCCTTCAGGCGGGAAAGGCTGTGACCACCAACGTATATCGCTCATGATTTCCTTTTCTGGAGCGTATCGACCGACCCAGGAGTCAGCCGATCGCGAACGGCTGCAAGTTGTATGTCGTAGCTGAGGCCACTGACTACGTCCGCTAACACGGGTCCGAGAGTGTCTCGGGTGATCCGCGGAAAGTCGTTGTCTACCTTGCCGATCAAGCTCTCCGTGACTTCGAATCGCGTGACGTCTTCCATAGACTCATATACACCAATTCTGGCGGCTCGTTGTCGCACGACAGCGGGATCATCGCATTCGGTGAGGATCTCACCGAGCAGTTCGGGCACTGTTCGCCCGTTGGGCTCCTCGACGACCCGGCGGATGATGAGGTAGAGAGGCTTACCGTCCGCCGAAACGAGCTGCTCCAGTCCGTGAACAGTTATGGTTTCCGAGTTGTCACCTACGGACTTGACTTCGATACTCGCATCCGCAAGCTCGAAGTCATGTGGTTTCCGCTCAGGGCCGGTCCACGACGCCGCATGAAAATCCGAGAATCCGACAACGAGATCTTGAAGTACAGATAACTCCCCGAAAGCTGCCAATTTCTCCTGGTGTGTGAGCGGCCGTACGTCCGCCAGCGTTGCAAACAGCCGTCGCCATGCTGCGAGCGTCGCCGCTGCCGCACCGATTGGGTGACTGGCGTTTTCGACTGCCGCTATGACCTCGCCGACCACCGTGTCGAACTCTAAGTTCAATGCCGGCAGTCGGCAATGGATGTCGAAGTACCTGCCTTCGGCAGCCGTTTCGCCGCCGGTCCCGAAACGGAAGTTCCGGAACGACATGGCCAGCGGGCTGCGGGTATTTTCCGGATGAGGCGTCCCGTCGGCCGGGATCAACAGGTGGTGCTGGCCCAACTCGTCAACTGCCTGAATCAATTTGCGGCTGTGTGCGACGATGGGCAAGGTCATCGATCGCCAGCCGCCGGGGGACGCCACCCCTTCGCTCTCGATCTGAGGCCAATGGTCAAAGACAAGTTTTTGGTAGTCGCTCATCTCCGTGCCCCGTATACCTCGGCGTCAGTATCAACCTCCTCTGGGAATGTCGCGAGATCGACAGCGACATGCGTCATCTGCACGGCGTCGCGTTCGCTGTCCGAGTACGAGGTCTTGGGGAACACAAGGGCCAGTCCGAGTGGGTTTGAGGAGGCATTCATGGGTTCACGCACTCCGGCACTCCTGTCCGAATGTGGTTTGCCGATTCGGTCCAATGGATAGAGGACTAGGAGGCCTTTGCCTCGGAGTTCGGGCGCTTCGATTCGTCGCTCCTTCAACTCCGCCTCTGTCATACTGCGCGCTTCGGTGCTGGACAGTCCGTCGACATCGACGACGAGGTCGACCTTGCTCATAAGGGTCTTGATGTCTGCCACCTCGCCGCTGCCCTTGTACGGCGCACGGATAGACGAGGGGACGGTTAAGCCGGCCAGCTGCACGTCCTCACCACTGCCGCCTATTACTGCGACGTTCCAGCGGACGAGTTTCGGGTCATCCAGCGCGTTCTGATGCTCGATGTACTGGAGTAGCTGCTCAGTACTCATATCGGCTTGGTCCGGAACGATGTCGTATTCCTCGAGAAAACTGCGAACGTCGTTCACTTTCACGTTGCGCAGCACCACACCTCCGTTGGCCAGAGGTTCCGGCTGGCTGTGCCGCATCGCCGCCGCAACGAGCCGCTCGCCAGCGCGCCAGTTGTTCGCCAGCCAGGGTTCGTTCCAGCGTCGGTAGAAACGAGTCTGTAGACGGGCGCCGGAATAGGAGATCCGATTCGGTCTCGCAGCACCCATCTTCGCTGTAACTCGAAGTGCGGGGTGGGTACGAATACGCACGGCGGCTTCCATAGGAGTGATTCCCTGCAATTCGTAGACCGCCATGTCCTGCCGCATCTCATGCTCGACGAGCGCGAGATGTCGGAAGGCTCGGCGCAGATCGTCCGTCATCCAGATTCGCGGCAGATCCTCGTATCCGACTCGGAAGCCGAACCACCGGCCCATCTGCAGCAGGGTGTCGTAAGTGTTCGTCGGACGGAGGAAGACGCTTGAGACCAGGCCCTCGAGCGTGATTCCTCGCGACAGGGTGTTGCCGCCGATTGCGATGACCGTGTACGACTCTTCCTCGTCATATTGGAGCCTGGCCTCGCTCTTGGAATTGTCGATGATGATTCGACAGTCATCGACAACGGCGTGAAGGAACGGTCCGATCTCATCGAACGTCAGCGGCGTCAGGTTGAACTGTTCCGCGGGTACGCGAGAGCTCTCGAAAGTCCATAGGCTGCGCAGCTCATCGAGTACTGCTGGATCGGCCGATATCAGTGAGGCCAGCAGCCGTTTCAGTTCGGCATCTATGACAGGTGCGAACTTTTCGTGAACTGAAGTCTGGAACGAGGTGTGAATCAACATGGATGAATCACCCCTGTCGCCCCGACGCCACCGGGCAGCGGTCGCTAGGACGAACCAGCGGATTGCCGACCGCAGCTCGTGGGTCACCACTGGGTAGAAGTCGTCAAGGTCGGCTCTGCCGCGAGGTCTGAGTAGGAATTCGTCTTCGTCAGGGATGATCCGGATCATGTCCAAGCCCTGTTCATCATCCTGGTCCAGGTCTGGGACGTCCCTTCCGAAGAGTGTCGACGACCCGAAATAGTTCTCAGGCTGCGGAAGTGGGTAGATGAAGTCTCTCGGGTACAGATCGTCTGAATCAGAGGGGTCGATGAAGACATTCGCGAAAGGTGTTGCAGTGTAGCCGATGTACGTACCGCGCGAAAACAGTCCCAGGATCTGTCGAATCAAAGGGTTGATGGTGTTCGTCTCGATCGATGCTTGGTCGGCCTCGTCGTCGATCACGAGCACTTGAGCCGTCTGGAGCACGTCCCTCGCGCTCGGCTTGTTCAGCCACAGGTGCAGCTTTCGGAGAACTGCGGCGTTCTTTTTCACGACCAGCAATGATGTCTGGCCGTGCGCGGAGAGATAGGCGACGGCGTCCTGCTTTCCAGGCTTCTTGGAGTCATCGCCCAGCCGGGTCAGGTCGAAGTCGCCGTCAACGCCGGTGATTGTGAACCACCGTCCTGGAACCTTGGCCGTGAGATTTTTGATCAATCGATCCTGAGTCTGCTTTCGCAGCGAGTTGTGGATGCCGGCCAGCACTATCACCATGCGGTACTTCCGGTCCGCCAACTTTGCTGCCACCGCAGTGAAATTCGTCGTCTTCCCACTCTGGATATGTCCTACAACCAGTCCCCGTGCCGACCGCGGCTCGCCACTGGGATCAGGTGTGAGCCGGACGATCGTGTCCGAGGCCTCATTCAGAGCGTCGATCTGGTTTCCTCTTCCCTTCTCGATCAGCTGTTGGCGGAATGCGCCCCAGCACTGGTCGGTCTCGAGCGCCCCCGGGTACCAGGAGTCCTCATGCTTCGGCTTGATGATCGGTCCGCCCTGCATCACCTTCTGCACCCGCTCTTGGAAGCGCTTGACGAGCAGTGCGGCCTGGGACTCGTCGATCACACCCACACTGAGGAACCGGTCAGCCGCCGCGGAAGCGCCACCATGGCCCATCGCCCAGTCCGCGAACATGTCGTAGAACTGATCGAGATCTACGGCCATTGCGCGCCTCCCTTTTTAACTGCTCGTCAATGGGTCTAGCCCGGTAATCAGCGGAGTCGTCGATCGAAACCCGACGTGAAGCTACCAAATCTGGAGTCCCTCGCCGGGCTATTTCACTCGGAGTCGTACGCCTATAACGCTGTTGGCCTCATTGGCTGGGCAGCGCAATGGCCATTTCCGCGAGAATGGTTCGCAGGAACTGCTGTTCGGTTCGCGCCAGCAGGATCAACACGATCGGTGCAACACCGAACGAATTCCCCCGGCGTTTCCGGACGCGCACGGGTTTGAGAACCGCCATCGCTCCATGCCTCGTCCATCCCCTGCGACCATGTACCGATGACCGCAACACTCGTCGCCAAGGACGTCGCCGGCGGCTTCGCGCACCGCACGCTGTTCGAGGGCGTTGACCTCACCGTGGCACCCGGCGACGTCATCGGTGTCGTGGGTGCCAACGGCGCCGGCAAGAGCACCCTGTTGCGGATCCTCGCCGGCGCCCTGCAGCCGCTCGACGGCTCGGTCAACATCGCCCCGGCCGACGCGTTCGTCGGTTGGCTGCCGCAGGAGCACGAGCGGGTGGAAGGGGAGACCGTCGGCGCCTATATCGCCCGCCGGACCGGCTGCGCACAGGCCGCGCAGGCCATGGACGCCGCGGCCGCGGCCCTGGCAGATCCGGATCGGGCTCCCACGCATACCGATCCGGCCGACGCCTACTCCATTGCGCTGGACCATTGGCTTGTCACCGGCGCGGCGGACCTCGACGACCGGGTGCCGGCGGTGCTCGCCGACCTCGGACTGGCCTCGGAGGCTGTACGGCCCGAGTCGACGCTGATGACCGGGCTGTCGGGTGGGCAGGCCGCCCGGGTGGGCTTGGCTGCGCTGATGCTGTCGCGGTTCGACATCGTCCTGCTCGATGAGCCGACCAACGATCTCGACCTGGACGGGCTGGCCCGGCTGGAGCAGTTCGTCCGTGATCTTCGTGGCGGGGTGGTGCTGGTCAGCCACGATCGGGAGTTCCTGGCCCGCAGCGTCACTCGTGTCCTGGAATTGGATCTGGCTCAGAACACCACAACCGTGTTCGGCGGCGGATACGACAGCTATCTCGAGGAACGGGAGATCAACCGCCGGCACCGGCGTGAACAGTACGAGGAATTCGCCGAGAAGAAGGCCGACCTGGTCGCTCGTGCCCGCACGCAGCGGGAATGGTCGAGCCAGGGCGTCCGCAACGCGATGCGCAAGGCGCCGGACAACGACAAGAATCGGCGCCGCGCCGCTACGGATTCCAGTGAGAAACAGGCGCAGAAGGTGCGTCAGATGGAGAGCCGGATCGCCCGCCTGGAGGAGGTCGTCGAACCCCGCAAGGAATGGACCCTGCAATTCAGCATCGGGGCCGCACCTCGGTCGAGTTCGGTGGTTGCGACACTCGACAGTGCCGTGGTGCGGCAAGGCGATTTCGTCCTCGGCCCCGTGTCGCTACAGGTCAGTGCCGGCGAAAGGATCGGCATCGTGGGCCCCAACGGGGCCGGAAAGTCGACGCTGCTGCGACTGCTGCTTGGCCGTCAGCAGCCCGACGCGGGCCGCGCAAGCCTGGGTGCGAACGTTGCTATCGGTGAAATCGACCAGGCGCGCGCCGACTTCACCGGCCCCACCCGGCTGGTCGATCGCTTCGAGCAGCGGGTGCCGGACTGGTCGACCGCCGACGTGCGAACCCTGCTGGCGAAGTTCGGGCTGACCGCCGACCATGTGGAGCGCGCGGCCGACGACCTTTCGCCCGGGGAGCGCACCCGCGCCGGCCTGGCGTTGCTGCAGGCCCGCGGCACGAACGTGTTGGTCCTCGACGAACCGACCAACCATCTCGATCTGCCTGCCATCGAACAGCTTGAGCAGGCGCTGGAAACCTACGACGGTGCGCTGCTGTTGGTGACCCACGACCGCCGGATGTTGCAGAACGTCCGGTTGGACCGCTCCTGGCTAGTCGAGGGCGGGAGCGTCACCGAGTTGTAGGCGGAAGCGGTCATCCGACTCGGGTGGCTGACCCCTTTTGACCAGCACATACGCGCCGGTGGGCGTGCAGTCCTGCAGCCCCCGCCACGTCCTGACCTGCGGCCGGCAGCGCTCTGCTGCATTCCCCCGACTTTCCCGTAGATGGGACGGGGCTGGCATTTTCCTTAGAGGTATGATGTGGTGTAGACCACGTTAGAAACCTTGATGTGATGTACGCCACAGGAGGCAGGTAATGACCACTTTTTTGACCGGCTTGGGCGTCACGGCAGCCACCGCGACTGTCAGCGCCGGCATGATGGGTCACGCCACCGTGGCGTTGTGTGTTGGCCTGGTGTCGGCGGCCTTCTTCGCCGGCCAAATCTGCTGACACGTCCCCACAGCGGCAGTAGCAGTCAGTAGCGGCCGAGCCCCTCGGCGCCACCGGGCGGCTGCCCCTGAGCACCCCGATCCCAGCAGGCGCAACATCTCCGCAGCGTGGTTACGCAGCTCGCGGGCCGGGACTGCAGCAGCCATGCTCCGAATGTGGCGACTCAACCCCTACCCGGCCCCCGGCACGACCTGCCGGCAGCTGTAGGTCACCGGGTCGCACATCACGGGCAGGGTGGTCCAGCCGCCGTAGGTGCCCGGAACATTCCACGTCGGCAACAGCGGCCCGTCGTAGTACGGGTTGGGCATGTAGCGGCAGGTGTTGACCGCCGCGCAGGGCGGCGGAGCATCCGCCCCGGCGATCGCAGCAACGCCGCTTCCCAGGCAGATTGCGGCTAGGGCGGTGAGTACCAGCAGGTATCGCATGCCCCCACCGGGGCACGCGCTACCGACAACTATCGTCGAGCGATGACTCTCGAGGAGCGGCTGACCGCGCTCGAACAGATCGAGGCGATCAAAGCCCTCAAGCACCGCTATTTCCGGGCCTGCGACGCCAAAGACCCCGAGACCTTCCGGGCCTGCTTCATCGCCCGCGGCGCCGACATTCATTACGGACCTTTGGGCGGATTCGACGACGCCGACCAGATCGCCGCGGTGTTCACCCGGGTCGCGTTGCACAAGGTCGACGGCAAACCGGTGATCCTCGACATGCACCACGGCATGCACCCCGACATCGCCCTCACCGGCCCCGGCACGGCCACCGGACGCTGGACGCTGAAATTCCGCCAGCTCAACCTGATCGAGCGCACCGAACGCCTGCTCACCGGCGAGTACGACGACGACTACGTGATCGAGGACGGGAGCTGGAAAATGGCCCGCAGCCACTTCCGGCAGCTCTGGGCCATCACCCGGCCGCAAGGCGACGATTGGATTCTGGAGCAGGGGGAGATCTGACGATGAGCGCCCGGATCGCCCTGGTCACCGGGGCCAGCCGCAGCGTCGGCAAAGGCGTCGCGTTGGCGCTCGGCTCACACGGCTGGACGGTGTATGTCACCGCGCGCGGCGAGGTCGGCGCCGATGGGCCGCTGGATCAGACCGCCCGGGCGGTCACCGAACGCGGTGGCCGCGGCATCGCCGTGCAGTGTGACCACCGCGACGACGCGCAGATCGCCGCGCTGTTCGCCCGCATCGCCGACGAGTACGACGGCCGGCTGGACCTGCTGGTCAACAACGTGTGGGCCGCGCCGAAGGGCTTCGCCGGGTTCACCGAGAAGTTCTGGCAGCGCCCGCTCTCGGACTGGGACACCCTGATCGGGGTGGGGCTGCGCGCCCACTACGTCGCCTCGGTGCGCGCCGCGCAGCTGATGGTGGCGCGCGGTGCGGGCCTGATCGCCAACATCTCCTCCTTCGGCGCCCGCGGGCACCTGCACTCGGTGCTCTACGGCATGTCCAAGGCCGGACTGGACAAGATGGCCGCCGACATGGCCGTCGAACTGACCGGAACCGGGGTGAGCGCGGTCTCGCTGTGGCCGGGCCTGGTCAAAAACGAAGTCATGCAGGGCTTCATGGACCGCGGACTGGACAACTTCCAGGGCTACCCGCTGGCCAACGCCGAAACCCCGGAGTTCATCGGCCGTGTCATCGCCGCCCTGGCCGACGACCCGGACATCGCGGCTCGCAGCGGACACACCTTGATCACCGCCGAGGCCGCGCTGGACTTTCGTGTCACCGACATCGAGGGCAACCAGCCCGATTCGCACCGCGCCCTGTTCGGCGGCGGGCCGCTCTACTGACCGGCTACCAGTTGCTCGGCGCGTAATCCTTGAGGAAGCACCCGTACAGATCCTCGCCGGCTTCCCCGCGCACGATCGGGTCATAGACCCGGGCGGCGCCGTCGACCAGATCCAGCGGGGCGTGGAATCCCTCCTCAGCCAGACGCAGCTTGGTGGGATGCGGGCGCTCATCGGTGATCCAGCCGGTGTCCACCGCCGTCATCAGGATGCGATCGTTCTCCAGCATTTCGGCGGCACTGGTGCGGGTCAACATGTTCAGCGCGGCCTTGGCCATATTGGTGTGCGGATGGCCCGGACCCTTGTAGCGGCGGCTGAACTGACCCTCCATCGCCGAGACATTCACCACGTACTTACGGCGGGCCTTCGATGCCGCCATGGCCGGGCGAAGCCGGCTCACCAGGATGAACGGTGCCGTTTGATTGCACAGCTGCACTTCGAGCAGCTCCAGGGCGTCGACCTCGTGCACCCGCTGCGTCCAGCTGTTCACCGGGGCGGTGTCGGGCAACAGCCCGCCCGCGTCGATCGCGGTGCCGGCGGCAATTCGCGCCGGGGAGGCGCTGCGGGCAGTCAAGGCCAGCTCAGTCAGCGCGTGCGGCGCCTGATGCTCGGCGAGGCTGCCGGCCAGGGCCGCCGGGTGGGCGTCGCTGACATGGTCGAACGTGATGACGTCAACCAG
It encodes:
- a CDS encoding ABC-F family ATP-binding cassette domain-containing protein; amino-acid sequence: MTATLVAKDVAGGFAHRTLFEGVDLTVAPGDVIGVVGANGAGKSTLLRILAGALQPLDGSVNIAPADAFVGWLPQEHERVEGETVGAYIARRTGCAQAAQAMDAAAAALADPDRAPTHTDPADAYSIALDHWLVTGAADLDDRVPAVLADLGLASEAVRPESTLMTGLSGGQAARVGLAALMLSRFDIVLLDEPTNDLDLDGLARLEQFVRDLRGGVVLVSHDREFLARSVTRVLELDLAQNTTTVFGGGYDSYLEEREINRRHRREQYEEFAEKKADLVARARTQREWSSQGVRNAMRKAPDNDKNRRRAATDSSEKQAQKVRQMESRIARLEEVVEPRKEWTLQFSIGAAPRSSSVVATLDSAVVRQGDFVLGPVSLQVSAGERIGIVGPNGAGKSTLLRLLLGRQQPDAGRASLGANVAIGEIDQARADFTGPTRLVDRFEQRVPDWSTADVRTLLAKFGLTADHVERAADDLSPGERTRAGLALLQARGTNVLVLDEPTNHLDLPAIEQLEQALETYDGALLLVTHDRRMLQNVRLDRSWLVEGGSVTEL
- a CDS encoding nuclear transport factor 2 family protein is translated as MTLEERLTALEQIEAIKALKHRYFRACDAKDPETFRACFIARGADIHYGPLGGFDDADQIAAVFTRVALHKVDGKPVILDMHHGMHPDIALTGPGTATGRWTLKFRQLNLIERTERLLTGEYDDDYVIEDGSWKMARSHFRQLWAITRPQGDDWILEQGEI
- a CDS encoding Z1 domain-containing protein, whose product is MAVDLDQFYDMFADWAMGHGGASAAADRFLSVGVIDESQAALLVKRFQERVQKVMQGGPIIKPKHEDSWYPGALETDQCWGAFRQQLIEKGRGNQIDALNEASDTIVRLTPDPSGEPRSARGLVVGHIQSGKTTNFTAVAAKLADRKYRMVIVLAGIHNSLRKQTQDRLIKNLTAKVPGRWFTITGVDGDFDLTRLGDDSKKPGKQDAVAYLSAHGQTSLLVVKKNAAVLRKLHLWLNKPSARDVLQTAQVLVIDDEADQASIETNTINPLIRQILGLFSRGTYIGYTATPFANVFIDPSDSDDLYPRDFIYPLPQPENYFGSSTLFGRDVPDLDQDDEQGLDMIRIIPDEDEFLLRPRGRADLDDFYPVVTHELRSAIRWFVLATAARWRRGDRGDSSMLIHTSFQTSVHEKFAPVIDAELKRLLASLISADPAVLDELRSLWTFESSRVPAEQFNLTPLTFDEIGPFLHAVVDDCRIIIDNSKSEARLQYDEEESYTVIAIGGNTLSRGITLEGLVSSVFLRPTNTYDTLLQMGRWFGFRVGYEDLPRIWMTDDLRRAFRHLALVEHEMRQDMAVYELQGITPMEAAVRIRTHPALRVTAKMGAARPNRISYSGARLQTRFYRRWNEPWLANNWRAGERLVAAAMRHSQPEPLANGGVVLRNVKVNDVRSFLEEYDIVPDQADMSTEQLLQYIEHQNALDDPKLVRWNVAVIGGSGEDVQLAGLTVPSSIRAPYKGSGEVADIKTLMSKVDLVVDVDGLSSTEARSMTEAELKERRIEAPELRGKGLLVLYPLDRIGKPHSDRSAGVREPMNASSNPLGLALVFPKTSYSDSERDAVQMTHVAVDLATFPEEVDTDAEVYGARR
- a CDS encoding PD-(D/E)XK motif protein produces the protein MSDYQKLVFDHWPQIESEGVASPGGWRSMTLPIVAHSRKLIQAVDELGQHHLLIPADGTPHPENTRSPLAMSFRNFRFGTGGETAAEGRYFDIHCRLPALNLEFDTVVGEVIAAVENASHPIGAAAATLAAWRRLFATLADVRPLTHQEKLAAFGELSVLQDLVVGFSDFHAASWTGPERKPHDFELADASIEVKSVGDNSETITVHGLEQLVSADGKPLYLIIRRVVEEPNGRTVPELLGEILTECDDPAVVRQRAARIGVYESMEDVTRFEVTESLIGKVDNDFPRITRDTLGPVLADVVSGLSYDIQLAAVRDRLTPGSVDTLQKRKS
- a CDS encoding SDR family NAD(P)-dependent oxidoreductase, whose product is MSARIALVTGASRSVGKGVALALGSHGWTVYVTARGEVGADGPLDQTARAVTERGGRGIAVQCDHRDDAQIAALFARIADEYDGRLDLLVNNVWAAPKGFAGFTEKFWQRPLSDWDTLIGVGLRAHYVASVRAAQLMVARGAGLIANISSFGARGHLHSVLYGMSKAGLDKMAADMAVELTGTGVSAVSLWPGLVKNEVMQGFMDRGLDNFQGYPLANAETPEFIGRVIAALADDPDIAARSGHTLITAEAALDFRVTDIEGNQPDSHRALFGGGPLY